Part of the Petrotoga olearia DSM 13574 genome, TAGCGAAGAAAACAACGGTACACTGTTTCAAGTCATCCTTCCCTTAAAAACAAAGGGTGAAACTTTTTGATAATGTTAATTTTAGAGAGTTTAGTAATAAAATGATTTTCAAAAGGTTACAGGATGATGACACAATTTCTTTAGGAGGCTTAAAGTTGAGAGCATACGATATTATAAAAAACAAAAGAGATGCTAAAGAAAACACAAAAGAAGAAATAGAATTTATGATCAGAGCTTATTTAGATAATCTTATTCCAGACTATCAAGTTTCTTCCTGGTTAATGGCTATCTTCTTCAATCATTTAACAGAGGAAGAAAGTTATAATTTAACGGATGTAATGCTTAAAAGTGGAGATATTATAGACTTATCAAGAATCACAGGTAAAAAAATTGACAAACACTCTACTGGAGGTGTTGGAGACAAAACAACATTAGCTATAGCACCTATGGTTGCCTCATTAGGGGTTAAAATAGCCAAATTATCAGGTAGATCCTTAGGGCACACTGGAGGGACCATCGACAAGCTTGAATCTATTCCCGGTTTTAAAACCTCTCTAACCACTAAAGAATTCTTTGAAATAGCGAACAACGTAGGGATTGTTGTGGCCGGACAGACTGGAAATATAGCCCCAGCAGATAAAAAGTTGTATTCGTTAAGGGACTCTACCGCAACCGTTGAGGAACTATCCTTAATAGCTTCCAGTATAATGAGTAAAAAACTTGCCATAACTAGTGATGGAATACTCTTGGATATCAAAGTGGGTTCGGGAGCATTCATGAAAAACTTAGAAGATGCCAAAGAGTTGGGTAGAATCATGCTAAAGATTGCAAAAAGATACGATAAAAATACTATTGCTTTAATTACCAATATGGATCAACCTTTGGGAGAAAACATTGGAAACGCATTGGAAGTAATGGAAGCAATAGATACAGTGAAAGGAAGAGGTCCAAAAGATTTTTCTGAGTTGTGTTTAGAAATCTCTTCTCATATGGCTTCTTTATCTGGTATAATAACCTATGAAGAAGCAAGGAAAAAATTAATAGAAAACATAGAACATGGTATAGTAAAAGAAAAAATGAAAGAATGGATAAAAGCTCAGGGTGGAAAAGAAGAAGTAGTTGATGATCCTAGTAAGTATCTTAATATAGCACCAAAAACTATAGAATTCAAAGCAAAAGAACAAGGATATATAACCTTTATTGATACCGAAAAAATAGGTTTAGCCTCAATGGTATTAGGAGCTGGCAGACAAAAAAAAGAAGATATCATCGACAAAAGTGTTGGTTTAACAATTAACAAAAAGCTTGGAGATAAAGTTGAAGAAGGAGAGACAATAGCTAAGTTGTTTGTCAGCGAAAAGAGTGATGTTGATGCCTCTCTAAAGCTTTTAAATGAGGCTTACAACATTAGTAAAGAAAATCCTAAAGGTATAAATAAAAATGTAATTCTTGATGTTTTGTTTTCCGATGAAAGAAGTTAAGATGGATGGAAAGTGGTGCAAAGGGGCGCTAAATAAAGTTAAACAACGGAGGATCATTTATTGATGAAAAAGCTTATCTTTCTATTCTTGCTAATAATTCTAGCAATAAATTTATTTTCTGAAGAAGCTATTTTTATATCTCAAAACAACCCTCCTCTCAGTATGGAAGCTATCAAAAATCAAGATTATTTTTATATTAATGTTGAACATCTTTCCAAATATGATAGTATGGTAATGAATCGCACTTCTAGAATAATGTATATCATATACAATAAAAATGTCTTGGAAATTAGTTTGAACGATTATTACTCTAAAATAAACTTTATAAACAAGTACAATGATTCCGTACTGATTGTTGATGAAAGTGTATATATAAGGGAAGATGTTTTATCAATATTCTTACAGTTAAACAAATTTAAAGATATTAATACAATTTTCTTCTATTCGGAAATTCCGAAAATAACTAACTTCACTGTAAGTACAAGTGAGATAAAAATTGAATTTAATTCGTACCTCTCAGAAGATTCCATAACTTTAACTAAAATAGCAAAAGACGGAGATTACTTGTTAAGCTTAAAACCCGTGGCGCCTATGGAAAGAATTCCAAATAACATAGATTATTCATACTCAAACAATACTGCTTATTTAAGGTTCAAGAGTGATTTCAATTATGATGTTAATTTAAACGGAAAAAATTTATCCATCATTATAGATAAAAAAGCTACTTCCACAAGTACAGAAACGGACAAAACTACATCCGAAAATAAAGGGTTTCATTACATTGAAAGAACAGAAGAATTAAACGGGCAAAGGTTAAAAATTTACCAATTAATTGTTGATCCAAAAAGATATCAAATTAAAGTTGATTTGAATAATTTAGGAACACGTTCCGATGTGTATTCATTTTTAAAAGATAAGAACCCAATCTTTTCCGTTAACGCTTCTTTTTTCGATCCTCAAACTTTGGAACCCGTAGGGAATATAATATCCGAAGGCACTCTATTACATTTGAGTTCTTATTCAAGACCTGCATTAATTATAGGGCCAAATTTTCTAGACATCGACTATATTAAACTAGAATACCAAATAAATATTGATAACCTACTCTTTTGGATAAAATCCATTAATTCTACCTGGAAAGGAGACGTTAAATTATATACTCATCATTATAAAGGAAGCATCACTGAAACAGAAGATGATTATGTTTTTCTCTTGATCGATGAAAATAATCGGATTGTATCAAAAAGCAGAAAAACTCCTTCGGAAGGGGAAAAATTAATACTTATAGATAAAAAATATGAAAAATACATGGAAAATATATCTTTAGGAACAAAAGTTAATTTCACTCTTAATAAAAGCGAAAATTTGTCAATAGATCCTGCTTTACTTTTAGAGGGAGGACCTATATTAATACATTCCAAATACACACAAGACCAACTAGATGCCGAAAAGAAAAGTTACTCCAATGGAATAATTTATGGTAAAGCTCCCAGAACTGTGGTAGCAATAGATAAAGACGGGAATATTAATTTAATGGTCATTGAAGGACTTGATAATCCCGAAACAGGTCTTACATACGATGAAACAAGAAACTTGCTCTTTAAAATTGGCGAGTTTGAAGTAGCAATGATGCTAGATGGTGGTAGTTCTTCTATAGTATATTACAAGGGCGAGATACAAAATTTCAAAAACGGAAAAACACGCAATTATATCCCTGTACTTTTAAGTGTTTACGAAAAAATGCCGTAGTTAAGAAATAGATTAAGAATGGAGGGGTAACATTGAGCGAATACAAAGCTGAAAAAAAGAGGATCGTAGGATTCTTTGGGCATCACGGGTGTGGTAAAACTACCCTTATGGATGATGTGCTTGTAAATATTGGATTAACTGATAGAATAGGTCAAAGACATTTAGACAAGGATCCCGTTGAAAAAGAAAAAGGAGCAACGTTTTCGAACCACATTTTTTCGTTCGATTTAGATGATTCAAGGATCTACTTTTTTGATACCCCGGGATCTTTAGACTTTATAGGAGATATACAAATAGCTTTAAACGCCGTTGACAACGTAGTTATCGTGATAAATGCTTCTTCTGGTGTGGAAGTAACAACAGAAAGAATTTGGAATATGGCAAGAGAATTAAATAAACCAATCGTATTTTATGTAAACCAAATGGATAAAGAAGGAGTCAACTTTGGAAACTTAGTTCAGGAACTTAAAGAAAGTTTTGAAGACGAAATAAGAATAGTTCCTTTCCAGGTTCCCATAGGCGAAGGTCCCGATTTTAAGGGTGTTATAAATCTTTTATCAAATGAAGTTTTTACATATGAAGAAGGAACAGGCAAATTTTCTAAACAAACCGAAATTCCAGATAACGCCAAAGATTATTTGGAAAGGTTCCATTCTGAAATAATAGAAGATATTGTTGAAACCAACGAAGAACTCCTGGAAAAATATTTTGAATCAGGAGAAGAAAATCTAAGCCCAGAAGAGTTAATTTCCGCACTTCATAAAGCATACGATGAAGATAAAATAATTCCTGTATTCATTGGATCCGCTTTAAAAAATATTGGATTTGATCAATTGATAAAGGCTTTAATCAGTTTCGGAATGACACCACTTGAAAGAAAATTTTACAGTGAAGAAGGCAATGAA contains:
- a CDS encoding thymidine phosphorylase gives rise to the protein MRAYDIIKNKRDAKENTKEEIEFMIRAYLDNLIPDYQVSSWLMAIFFNHLTEEESYNLTDVMLKSGDIIDLSRITGKKIDKHSTGGVGDKTTLAIAPMVASLGVKIAKLSGRSLGHTGGTIDKLESIPGFKTSLTTKEFFEIANNVGIVVAGQTGNIAPADKKLYSLRDSTATVEELSLIASSIMSKKLAITSDGILLDIKVGSGAFMKNLEDAKELGRIMLKIAKRYDKNTIALITNMDQPLGENIGNALEVMEAIDTVKGRGPKDFSELCLEISSHMASLSGIITYEEARKKLIENIEHGIVKEKMKEWIKAQGGKEEVVDDPSKYLNIAPKTIEFKAKEQGYITFIDTEKIGLASMVLGAGRQKKEDIIDKSVGLTINKKLGDKVEEGETIAKLFVSEKSDVDASLKLLNEAYNISKENPKGINKNVILDVLFSDERS
- a CDS encoding phosphodiester glycosidase family protein, giving the protein MKKLIFLFLLIILAINLFSEEAIFISQNNPPLSMEAIKNQDYFYINVEHLSKYDSMVMNRTSRIMYIIYNKNVLEISLNDYYSKINFINKYNDSVLIVDESVYIREDVLSIFLQLNKFKDINTIFFYSEIPKITNFTVSTSEIKIEFNSYLSEDSITLTKIAKDGDYLLSLKPVAPMERIPNNIDYSYSNNTAYLRFKSDFNYDVNLNGKNLSIIIDKKATSTSTETDKTTSENKGFHYIERTEELNGQRLKIYQLIVDPKRYQIKVDLNNLGTRSDVYSFLKDKNPIFSVNASFFDPQTLEPVGNIISEGTLLHLSSYSRPALIIGPNFLDIDYIKLEYQINIDNLLFWIKSINSTWKGDVKLYTHHYKGSITETEDDYVFLLIDENNRIVSKSRKTPSEGEKLILIDKKYEKYMENISLGTKVNFTLNKSENLSIDPALLLEGGPILIHSKYTQDQLDAEKKSYSNGIIYGKAPRTVVAIDKDGNINLMVIEGLDNPETGLTYDETRNLLFKIGEFEVAMMLDGGSSSIVYYKGEIQNFKNGKTRNYIPVLLSVYEKMP